The Anguilla anguilla isolate fAngAng1 chromosome 4, fAngAng1.pri, whole genome shotgun sequence genome has a window encoding:
- the ankrd33ba gene encoding ankyrin repeat domain-containing protein 33B isoform X2, whose product MKAAMQGRTDCVRALMLAGADLEARDDGRRLTPRQWALFTGRHETAHLMLRLMTQPCPEQYRDSYRAEWPRLPELVASAREPRGWLHKLSETVRGALSFAAGSEPADGGVLDHMVRATTGLTSPFVATACRTVCPGSPPCVSKRRYSVQEILRRERGEPLQSPDPERHGDHGLVSRHFRATLAPRRKDRRPSAEDAARQRHGSLLATRPARRGSVRPDAVLPKLRVTKAPPPDYEPEKSRKKSSCKDEHFLQIPKWRYKELKEERKKAEEAEKKKMEEAERKRVVARRLLLTGKRK is encoded by the exons ATGAAAGCGGCTATGCAAGGCAGAACAGACTGTGTCCGAGCTTTGATGCTGGCAG GAGCGGACCTGGAGGCGCGGGACGACGGGCGGAGGCTGACTCCGCGGCAGTGGGCCCTCTTCACGGGCCGCCACGAGACGGCCCACCTCATGCTGCGCCTGATGACCCAGCCGTGCCCCGAGCAGTACCGCGACTCCTACCGGGCCGAGTGGCCCAGGCTGCCGGAGCTGGTGGCCAGCGCTCGGGAGCCCAGGGGCTGGCTGCACAAGCTGTCGGAGACGGTGCGCGGCGCCCTCTCCTTCGCCGCCGGCTCGGAGCCCGCCGACGGCGGGGTGCTGGACCACATGGTGCGCGCGACCACCGGCCTCACCAGCCCCTTCGTCGCCACGGCCTGCCGGACGGTGTGCCCGGGCAGCCCGCCCTGCGTCAGCAAGAGGCGCTACTCCGTGCAGGAGATACTCCGGAGGGAGCGGGGCGAGCCGCTCCAGAGCCCGGACCCAGAGCGCCACGGCGACCACGGGCTGGTCTCCCGGCACTTCCGGGCCACCCTGGCCCCCAGGAGGAAGGACCGGCGGCCCAGCGCGGAGGACGCGGCGAGGCAGAGGCACGGCAGCCTGCTCGCCACGCGCCCGGCCAGGAGGGGCAGCGTGCGGCCGGACGCCGTCCTGCCCAAGCTGCGGGTGAccaaggccccgccccccgactACGAGCCGGAGAAGAGCCGCAAGAAGAGCAGCTGCAAGGACGAGCACTTCCTGCAGATCCCCAAGTGGAGGTAcaaggagctgaaggaggagaggaagaaggccGAGGAGGCcgagaagaagaagatggaggaggCCGAGAGGAAGAGGGTCGTCGCACGGAGACTTTTGCTCACGGGGAAGAGGAAGTGa
- the dap gene encoding death-associated protein 1, whose product MSSPPKEKIETKAGHLPAVKAGGMRIVRKHQGSGDLAHDKDKDKDKDSEEYESSSPPKPTVIVSGVVTKGDKDFTPAAAQVAHQKPQPSVEKLHQGSHINQHIHQPRK is encoded by the exons ATGTCCTCACCGCCTaaagaaaaaattgaaacaAAAGCTGGACATCTCCCTGCTG TGAAGGCAGGTGGTATGAGAATAGTCCGGAAACATCAGGGTTCAGGTGACCTGGCTCATGATaaggacaaggacaaggacaaggacaGTGAGGAGTATGAGAGCAGCAG CCCACCGAAGCCAACTGTCATCGTTTCCGGAGTAGTCACAAAG GGCGATAAGGACTTCACGCCCGCGGCGGCCCAGGTGGCTCACCAGAAACCCCAGCCTTCCGTGGAGAAGCTGCACCAGGGCTCCCACATCAACCAGCACATCCACCAGCCCCGCAAGTGA